One region of Drosophila kikkawai strain 14028-0561.14 chromosome 2R, DkikHiC1v2, whole genome shotgun sequence genomic DNA includes:
- the LOC108082389 gene encoding uncharacterized protein isoform X2: protein MLSAGLPIWTPFFLLVLLILASVWGMPLMLNIGALEGIFRHHGSPACEQCPVELNPVQTFLSWPNEEVKQDQAILEKQDKPEQSLNLEDPKNKVQESLNLKNIELEPTMEVKENKEVEQNKELKLQENAKERIKRMPHQVFPGNVKERNSRLIKPHLVDYRH, encoded by the exons ATGCTTTCTGCTGGTCTGCCCATTTGGACACCCTTTTTTCTACTAGTCCTGCTGATCCTGGCCAGCGTGTGGGGTATGCCTT TGATGCTCAATATAGGAGCTCTGGAGGGCATATTCCGCCACCATGGATCGCCAGCATGTGAGCAGTGTCCTGTTGAACTGAATC CTGTACAAACCTTTCTTTCTTGGCCTAATGAAGAAGTTAAGCAAGACCAGGCCATTCTTGAGAAACAGGACAAACCGGAGCAGAGTTTAAATCTAGAAGATCCTAAGAATAAAGTCCAGGAGTCCTtaaacttaaagaatatagaaCTAGAACCAACTATGGAAGTGAAAGAAAACAAGGAGGTGGAACAGAATAAGGAGCTTAAGCTCCAGGAAAATGCTAAAGAAAGAATTAAAAGGATGCCACACCAAGTATTTCCAGGAAATGTTAAAG AACGCAATTCAAGGCTGATAAAACCTCATTTGGTGGACTACAGGCACTAA
- the LOC108082389 gene encoding uncharacterized protein isoform X4, with protein MLSAGLPIWTPFFLLVLLILASVWVMLNIGALEGIFRHHGSPACEQCPVELNPVQTFLSWPNEEVKQDQAILEKQDKPEQSLNLEDPKNKVQESLNLKNIELEPTMEVKENKEVEQNKELKLQENAKERIKRMPHQVFPGNVKERNSRLIKPHLVDYRH; from the exons ATGCTTTCTGCTGGTCTGCCCATTTGGACACCCTTTTTTCTACTAGTCCTGCTGATCCTGGCCAGCGTGTGGG TGATGCTCAATATAGGAGCTCTGGAGGGCATATTCCGCCACCATGGATCGCCAGCATGTGAGCAGTGTCCTGTTGAACTGAATC CTGTACAAACCTTTCTTTCTTGGCCTAATGAAGAAGTTAAGCAAGACCAGGCCATTCTTGAGAAACAGGACAAACCGGAGCAGAGTTTAAATCTAGAAGATCCTAAGAATAAAGTCCAGGAGTCCTtaaacttaaagaatatagaaCTAGAACCAACTATGGAAGTGAAAGAAAACAAGGAGGTGGAACAGAATAAGGAGCTTAAGCTCCAGGAAAATGCTAAAGAAAGAATTAAAAGGATGCCACACCAAGTATTTCCAGGAAATGTTAAAG AACGCAATTCAAGGCTGATAAAACCTCATTTGGTGGACTACAGGCACTAA
- the LOC108082389 gene encoding uncharacterized protein isoform X3, translated as MLSAGLPIWTPFFLLVLLILASVWVMLNIGALEGIFRHHGSPACEQCPVELNPAVQTFLSWPNEEVKQDQAILEKQDKPEQSLNLEDPKNKVQESLNLKNIELEPTMEVKENKEVEQNKELKLQENAKERIKRMPHQVFPGNVKERNSRLIKPHLVDYRH; from the exons ATGCTTTCTGCTGGTCTGCCCATTTGGACACCCTTTTTTCTACTAGTCCTGCTGATCCTGGCCAGCGTGTGGG TGATGCTCAATATAGGAGCTCTGGAGGGCATATTCCGCCACCATGGATCGCCAGCATGTGAGCAGTGTCCTGTTGAACTGAATC CAGCTGTACAAACCTTTCTTTCTTGGCCTAATGAAGAAGTTAAGCAAGACCAGGCCATTCTTGAGAAACAGGACAAACCGGAGCAGAGTTTAAATCTAGAAGATCCTAAGAATAAAGTCCAGGAGTCCTtaaacttaaagaatatagaaCTAGAACCAACTATGGAAGTGAAAGAAAACAAGGAGGTGGAACAGAATAAGGAGCTTAAGCTCCAGGAAAATGCTAAAGAAAGAATTAAAAGGATGCCACACCAAGTATTTCCAGGAAATGTTAAAG AACGCAATTCAAGGCTGATAAAACCTCATTTGGTGGACTACAGGCACTAA
- the LOC108082277 gene encoding uncharacterized protein, giving the protein MVRRRLLSSSAKQASMSAYQNLWQQQQRPQNPVVLPVPQYWNKMCGPQPSSPMRHQLVKEPRQIQQQPLPLHRNYQPMGYVYRGSQGNLFKPGAMMPPFPHLGYHQVPARPLLQPHGSFQYQQGNLLRYPSAVQMHPRQWPHQQQQQQQQQPPHLPVPISILKRSPQPEAAGIHNTKRVTIKAPTQFQVPTVEPVKPEVPPKPSKRRRQHLLRREQQRVLQHQIFYQKQLQKQQQEQKELYKQHKLQKKLQKKQEQQKALHKLELEKMQQQLQQHRLKQQQLHAADEAHRKAQKLLEQNNYFNFGKIASCLLEPQKLQNPNRNHNFTYQETKRSPDKTKLQEKPDVPRKKVNPYTDFLDLGSESSTITLTTEQSQVDCRTPYPSSTTLMDKSTNTQIDGFSKLLKQVPLKATSAKGKGCRKLNINELLRSEQAKGLKADPMCHSLMQLVALMCENQAESDMQSRLRAGSGGDGGLQKQYSVYLMVTSDEDEDEGERLSKSDGNITNITDDERIQGAYEGYSQRCGDVYQDEHPRLGRRKRFRKRLKNRLNDLDYLSSGPLPFLPMRRPLHWPKPDYSKLSQGRSNRSRTPTRIRSRSSSKQFIQMQSPRSVSSILDPKSSWKLWEDLPLTAKTLNKAYSRLWSLSGGQSCTTYWHILLYESFFGNIKIMNHRSISEASNQSCSSNQSSVSDVSQLTSGVRCQRSCDPCPGSQPDNPEKIYVLRNDRSPDYTVSPCQKKKPCPRRGSNTTRECPSRSTNYSAERLSQESACGKKMKKNKSKPPRTTPDQKQYTERRAGGNCEICPLCNREEIRQPGQNMCPQCNDRIQTAVSNYYQCKCQPMEQQANACSLPSNQSGQPQFNQKPNVQCQQVNSSLSGHPNLNIIVLQDCQNRQELVDQLANAIHRDGGQVLNQQQSGYQQSVANNYQNNYQDNPGYMDYDYFDYNRGYEQPMSYDYRYDMGPGPAYCPGPAHCPGPGQCLGPGPGPALYSNSYDVDRYPIRTPCTSFECPMREGPPSRQDLYPRPCGNAWQDQDQGQDCPCTCTCNCEFCRKGFETKEKLALLLAQALEIFVQGYQQKTEKKKNQNQNQNQNKNKTVTQKDKRKSAGSTNVKPEKSKQTNTWRKASGKPPDKTNYLGNRAPTAQKHLPSQEPVQSQPEKLVTSPTNSQAGTEESKNTPLPSNSSTADSSQTNPNYLNYPAFFLPNCQEQRSLPDSSWRGRSRDSCSRFGGGDSRRRRRARRRCKYQNRHPSRQCNSGKQDVEDRRCQEECSSMDTDAGQRRLTSGGGKNSTVLLGLSPIAHYRPGMLKFPVNYLLAGTNCRRSLVRTAAGVTLHQKPYVRDLPSFPRKESSHLDCQANPPAKKWL; this is encoded by the exons atggttCGAAGAAGACTTCTGAGTAGTTCGGCCAAGCAGGCTTCGATGAGTGCCTACCAGAATctctggcagcagcagcagcgacccCAGAATCCTGTGGTTTTGCCAGTGCCCCAGTATTGGAACAAGATGTGTGGACCACAGCCATCGAGTCCAATGCGGCATCAGCTGGTGAAAGAGCCCAGGCAAATCCAGCAGCAGCCCTTGCCACTTCACAGGAATTACCAGCCCATGGGTTACGTATACAGGGGTAGTCAGGGAAACCTGTTCAAGCCTGGTGCCATGATGCCTCCCTTTCCCCATCTAGGCTACCACCAGGTACCCGCCAGACCTTTGCTACAACCTCATGGATCCTTTCAGTATCAACAGGGAAATCTTCTCAGATATCCCTCGGCAGTCCAAATGCATCCAAGGCAGTGGCctcaccagcaacagcaacagcagcagcagcagccacctcATCTGCCAGTTCCTATTAGTATTCTGAAGAGATCGCCACAACCCGAGGCTGCAGGAATTCACAATACCAAACGAGTGACCATCAAGGCTCCAACTCAATTTCAGGTGCCCACAGTGGAGCCGGTAAAGCCCGAGGTTCCACCCAAGCCAAGTAAGAGGAGGCGACAGCATTTACTGAGAAGAGAGCAGCAGAGGGTGCTGCAACATCAGATTTTCTATCAAAAGCAGCTCCAAAAACAGCAGCAAGAACAAAAGGAGCTCTACAAACAGCACAAACTACAAAAGAAGCTTCAGAAAAAGCAggaacagcaaaaggcactccataagctggagctggaaaagatgcaacaacaactgcagcaACATCGtctgaagcagcagcaacttcaCGCAGCTGACGAGGCACACCGCAAGGCCCAGAAACTACTGGAGCAAAataattactttaattttggaaaaattgcCAGCTGTTTACTAGAACCACAGAAGCTCCAAAACCCTAATAGAAACCACAACTTTACCTATCAAGAAACCAAAAGGAGTCCCGACAAGACAAAGCTTCAAGAAAAGCCTGATGTTCCCAGAAAGAAAGTAAATCCCTACACGGATTTTCTAGATTTGGGAAGTGAAAGCAGCACCATAACCCTAACTACTGAACAAAGTCAAGTCGATTGTAGAACTCCATACCCAAGCAGTACTACTCTGATGGACAAGTCCACCAATACCCAGATCGATGGATTCAGTAAACTGCTCAAGCAAGTGCCTCTGAAAGCCACCTCGGCAAAGGGTAAGGGATGCAGGAAACTCAATATTAATGAACTTTTGAGGAGTGAACAGGCCAAGGGTTTGAAGGCGGATCCCATGTGTCACTCGCTGATGCAACTGGTGGCCCTTATGTGTGAGAACCAAGCTGAATCGGATATGCAGAGTCGGCTGAGAGCAGGATCTGGCGGTGATGGTGGTCTCCAGAAACAATATTCTGTGTATCTGATGGTGACCTCCgatgaggacgaggacgaaggCGAGCGATTGTCAAAGTCGGATGGGAATATTACCAACATTACAGACGATGAAAGGATTCAAGGAGCATATGAGGGGTACTCGCAAAGGTGTGGCGATGTTTATCAGGACGAGCATCCCAG ATTAGGTCGTCGGAAAAGGTTTCGAAAGCGTCTAAAAAATCGCCTGAATGACCTGGACTATCTCTCTTCTGGTCCACTGCCATTTTTGCCCATGAGAAGACCCCTGCACTGGCCCAAACCGGATTACTCCAAGCTAAGTCAAGGACGATCCAATCGTAGCCGCACTCCAACCCGCATTCGTTCTCGTTCGTCATCCAAACAGTTTATCCAAATGCAAAGTCCGAGATCAGTAAGCTCAATTTTGGACCCAAAAAGCAGCTGGAAGCTGTGGGAGGATCTGCCGCTGACAGCCAAAACCCTAAACAAGGCCTACAGTCGCTTATGGAGTCTGTCGGGAGGCCAGAGCTGCACTACAT ATTggcatattttattatatgaaTCTTTTTTCGGTAACATCAAAATTATGAACCACAGGAGCATCTCGGAGGCGTCTAACCAGTCTTGCTCCTCTAACCAATCAAGCGTCTCCGATGTCTCCCAGCTGACAAGTGGCGTTCGCTGCCAGCGATCCTGCGATCCATGTCCAGGCAGTCAACCTGATAATCCTGAGAAGATTTACGTGCTAAGGAACGATAGGTCTCCGGATTACACGGTGTCACCCTGCCAGAAGAAGAAACCGTGTCCTAGGCGAGGGAGTAACACCACAAGAGAGTGTCCCAGTCGTTCCACGAACTACTCAGCTGAACGTCTCTCCCAGGAGAGTGCATgtggaaaaaaaatgaagaaaaataagtCAAAGCCACCTAGGACTACCCCAGACCAAAAGCAGTATACCGAACGTCGTGCGGGCGGCAACTGTGAGATTTGTCCACTCTGTAACCGGGAAGAGATTCGTCAACCAGGTCAGAACATGTGTCCCCAGTGCAATGATAGGATCCAAACGGCGGTGAGCAATTACTACCAGTGCAAGTGCCAGCCGATGGAACAGCAAGCAAATGCATGCTCACTACCGTCTAATCAGAGTGGTCAACCCCAATTCAACCAGAAACCAAATGTGCAATGTCAACAAGTCAACAGCTCCTTATCGGGTCACCCGAACCTCAACATCATTGTCCTGCAGGATTGCCAGAATAGGCAAGAACTGGTGGATCAGCTGGCCAATGCCATACATCGCGACGGAGGACAGGTGCTTAATCAACAGCAGTCTGGCTATCAACAAAGTGTTGCGAACAACTACCAGAATAACTACCAGGATAATCCCGGCTATATGGACTACGACTACTTTGACTACAACAGGGGCTATGAGCAACCGATGAGTTATGACTATCGTTACGATATGGGTCCCGGTCCGGCCTATTGTCCAGGTCCAGCTCATTGTCCAGGCCCGGGTCAGTGTCTGGGTCCGGGTCCAGGTCCAGCTCTCTACTCCAACT CTTATGATGTCGATAGATATCCAATTCGCACGCCATGTACCAGCTTTGAGTGCCCCATGAGGGAGGGTCCACCCTCAAGGCAAGATCTTTATCCGAGACCGTGTGGTAACGCTTGGCAGGATCAGGATCAGGGACAGGATTGCCCCTGCACCTGCACTTGCAATTGCGAGTTTTGTCGCAAGGGTTTTGAGACAAAGGAAAAGCTGGCCTTGTTGTTAGCGCAGGCTCTTGAGATTTTCGTTCAAGGTTATCAACAAAAGACCGAGAAGAAAAAGAAtcagaaccagaaccagaaccagaacAAGAACAAGACGGTAACTCAAAAGGATAAACGAAAATCGGCAGGATCGACTAATGTGAAACCAGAAAAATCTAAGCAGACAAACACATGGAGAAAAGCTTCAGGAAAACCTCCTGATAAGACTAATTACCTAGGGAATCGTGCTCCTACTGCTCAAAAGCACCTTCCCTCCCAAGAACCGGTTCAATCTCAACCTGAAAAGCTAGTCACCAGCCCGACGAACAGCCAGGCAGGCACGGAGGAATCCAAGAACACACCGTTACCGAGCAATTCCTCCACTGCGGATAGTTCGCAGACAAATCCCAATTATCTTAATTATCCAGCCTTCTTTCTGCCCAACTGCCAGGAACAACGATCTTTGCCAGACTCCTCCTGGCGTGGGCGAAGCCGCGATTCCTGCTCCAGGTTTGGTGGTGGCGATAGCCGCAGGCGTAGGAGAGCCCGCCGAAGGTGTAAATATCAAAATAGACATCCGTCCAGGCAATGCAATTCGGGCAAGCAGGATGTAGAGGATCGCCGATGCCAGGAGGAATGTTCCAGTATGGACACTGACGCTGGTCAGAGGAGATTAACATCCGGAGGCGGCAAGAACAGCACGGTTCTGTTAGGCCTCAGTCCCATTGCCCACTACAGGCCGGGAATGTTGAAGTTTCCGGTGAACTACCTACTCGCGGGCACCAATTGTCGTCGCAGTCTCGTACGCACCGCCGCCGGTGTTACTCTCCACCAGAAGCCCTACGTCAGGGATCTGCCCAGCTTTCCGCGCAAAGAGTCGAGCCATCTGGACTGCCAAGCCAACCCGCCAGCCAAGAAGTGGTTGTGA
- the edl gene encoding uncharacterized protein edl — MQVESSYPKYAGRVPPLDLSQVNAGQDLWSGGSTPSAKRHLHHPYQMLDKCRGGVTLISASSATNTSSSDDNNNRLLEDGSTLIHHPMGSDGLPLDPRDWTRADVWKWLINMAVSEGLEVTAELPQKFPMNGKALCLMSLDMYLCRVPVGGKMLYRDFRVRLARAMALLS, encoded by the coding sequence ATGCAAGTGGAATCGAGCTACCCGAAATACGCCGGACGTGTGCCGCCCCTGGATTTGTCCCAGGTGAATGCTGGTCAGGATTTGTGGAGTGGAGGAAGTACTCCTTCGGCCAAGCGACACCTGCATCATCCCTACCAAATGCTGGACAAGTGTCGTGGCGGTGTGACTCTGATAAGCGCCTCCTCAGCAACCAACACCTCCTCCTCCgatgacaacaacaaccgtCTGCTGGAGGATGGCAGTACCTTGATACATCATCCCATGGGCTCTGATGGCCTGCCCTTGGATCCTCGTGACTGGACGCGAGCGGATGTATGGAAGTGGCTGATAAACATGGCTGTGTCCGAGGGTCTGGAGGTCACCGCCGAGCTGCCCCAGAAATTCCCCATGAATGGCAAGGCCTTGTGCCTGATGAGCCTGGACATGTACCTGTGCCGCGTTCCTGTTGGTGGCAAGATGCTCTACCGGGACTTTCGAGTGCGACTGGCCAGGGCCATGGCCCTGCTCTCGTAG
- the LOC108082389 gene encoding uncharacterized protein isoform X6, whose product MLSAGLPIWTPFFLLVLLILASVWVMLNIGALEGIFRHHGSPACEQCPVELNPAVQTFLSWPNFI is encoded by the exons ATGCTTTCTGCTGGTCTGCCCATTTGGACACCCTTTTTTCTACTAGTCCTGCTGATCCTGGCCAGCGTGTGGG TGATGCTCAATATAGGAGCTCTGGAGGGCATATTCCGCCACCATGGATCGCCAGCATGTGAGCAGTGTCCTGTTGAACTGAATC CAGCTGTACAAACCTTTCTTTCTTGgcctaattttatttaa
- the LOC108082389 gene encoding uncharacterized protein isoform X5, translating to MLSAGLPIWTPFFLLVLLILASVWGMPLMLNIGALEGIFRHHGSPACEQCPVELNPAVQTFLSWPNFI from the exons ATGCTTTCTGCTGGTCTGCCCATTTGGACACCCTTTTTTCTACTAGTCCTGCTGATCCTGGCCAGCGTGTGGGGTATGCCTT TGATGCTCAATATAGGAGCTCTGGAGGGCATATTCCGCCACCATGGATCGCCAGCATGTGAGCAGTGTCCTGTTGAACTGAATC CAGCTGTACAAACCTTTCTTTCTTGgcctaattttatttaa
- the LOC108082389 gene encoding uncharacterized protein isoform X1 → MLSAGLPIWTPFFLLVLLILASVWGMPLMLNIGALEGIFRHHGSPACEQCPVELNPAVQTFLSWPNEEVKQDQAILEKQDKPEQSLNLEDPKNKVQESLNLKNIELEPTMEVKENKEVEQNKELKLQENAKERIKRMPHQVFPGNVKERNSRLIKPHLVDYRH, encoded by the exons ATGCTTTCTGCTGGTCTGCCCATTTGGACACCCTTTTTTCTACTAGTCCTGCTGATCCTGGCCAGCGTGTGGGGTATGCCTT TGATGCTCAATATAGGAGCTCTGGAGGGCATATTCCGCCACCATGGATCGCCAGCATGTGAGCAGTGTCCTGTTGAACTGAATC CAGCTGTACAAACCTTTCTTTCTTGGCCTAATGAAGAAGTTAAGCAAGACCAGGCCATTCTTGAGAAACAGGACAAACCGGAGCAGAGTTTAAATCTAGAAGATCCTAAGAATAAAGTCCAGGAGTCCTtaaacttaaagaatatagaaCTAGAACCAACTATGGAAGTGAAAGAAAACAAGGAGGTGGAACAGAATAAGGAGCTTAAGCTCCAGGAAAATGCTAAAGAAAGAATTAAAAGGATGCCACACCAAGTATTTCCAGGAAATGTTAAAG AACGCAATTCAAGGCTGATAAAACCTCATTTGGTGGACTACAGGCACTAA